Proteins encoded together in one Corynebacterium liangguodongii window:
- a CDS encoding S1 family peptidase, translated as MVRRLLAPLIAALVIAAGAPLAHAQEDPNYVWRTDPISKALAGKPFADAVLHRVPGSLHDAPRTAPEAAEAAARGKALIGPGTPIYVGSNAMCTVAVAGIDARGRMVALTAGHCGEVGQVVTSADAVGLGPAGLVAAVDHGLDYAVIELWPVAEVTRTYNGVSINHVGAPTLAPGQIVCKSGYASAQTCGFTWFEDGRMNLNQVCAMQGDSGAPLYSGDRLVGIINGGIVNLPCNSPLQGPIFSPTASARFDTIAAAMDAAGGPGAGFRLP; from the coding sequence ATGGTTCGTCGCCTCCTCGCCCCGCTCATCGCCGCCCTCGTCATCGCCGCGGGCGCCCCGCTCGCCCACGCGCAGGAGGACCCGAACTACGTGTGGCGCACCGACCCGATCTCGAAGGCGCTCGCCGGCAAGCCGTTCGCGGACGCCGTGCTCCACCGGGTTCCGGGCTCGCTTCACGACGCCCCCCGGACCGCGCCGGAGGCAGCCGAGGCCGCCGCCCGCGGCAAGGCCCTCATCGGCCCCGGCACCCCGATCTACGTCGGGAGCAACGCCATGTGCACCGTCGCCGTCGCCGGCATCGACGCGCGCGGCCGGATGGTCGCCCTCACCGCGGGCCACTGCGGGGAGGTCGGGCAGGTGGTCACCTCCGCCGACGCCGTGGGGCTAGGGCCCGCCGGGCTCGTCGCCGCGGTGGACCACGGCCTCGACTACGCCGTTATCGAGCTCTGGCCGGTCGCCGAGGTCACCCGCACCTACAACGGGGTGAGCATCAACCACGTCGGCGCGCCCACGCTCGCGCCCGGCCAAATCGTGTGCAAAAGCGGCTACGCCTCGGCGCAGACCTGCGGGTTTACCTGGTTCGAGGACGGCCGCATGAACCTCAACCAGGTCTGCGCCATGCAGGGGGATTCGGGCGCGCCGCTCTACTCCGGCGACAGGTTGGTCGGCATCATCAACGGCGGGATTGTCAACCTGCCGTGCAACTCCCCGCTGCAGGGCCCGATCTTCTCGCCGACGGCCTCGGCGCGCTTCGACACCATCGCCGCAGCGATGGACGCAGCCGGAGGCCCGGGCGCGGGCTTCAGGCTCCCCTAA